The following are encoded in a window of Pirellulales bacterium genomic DNA:
- the galE gene encoding UDP-glucose 4-epimerase GalE, whose protein sequence is MHILVTGGAGYIGSHAVRILAQAGHDVWAYDNLGLGHRAAVPRDRLIVGELLDRARVESALQDHKIEAVMHFAAFALVGESVAEPAKYYQNNVVGSLSLLEAMRATGVAKIVFSSTTATYGAPKKIPITEAEPQLPINPYGYTKLVVERALADYAQAYGFAYAALRYFNAAGASPTGDIGEDHTPESHLIPIVLQVALGQRDKVTIFGDDYPTTDGTCIRDYIHIDDLADAHLRSLSLLERGTGLKLNLGIGRGYSVREVINSCRRITGHNIPTDFGPRRPGDPPELIADSTLAQNTLDWRPRFTDIDAIVATAWRWHQSHPHGYGDGR, encoded by the coding sequence ATGCACATTCTCGTCACCGGCGGCGCAGGTTATATCGGCAGCCATGCTGTGCGAATTCTCGCCCAAGCCGGGCACGATGTCTGGGCCTACGATAACCTCGGCCTGGGCCATCGCGCGGCCGTGCCGCGCGATCGGCTGATCGTCGGCGAATTGCTCGACCGCGCCCGCGTCGAATCAGCGCTCCAAGATCACAAGATCGAAGCGGTCATGCACTTTGCCGCCTTTGCGCTGGTCGGCGAATCGGTCGCCGAGCCAGCGAAATACTATCAAAACAACGTCGTCGGCAGCCTTTCGCTGCTCGAAGCAATGCGGGCAACGGGGGTTGCCAAGATCGTTTTTTCCAGCACAACAGCCACCTACGGTGCGCCCAAGAAAATTCCCATTACCGAAGCAGAGCCTCAACTGCCAATCAACCCCTACGGCTACACAAAATTAGTTGTCGAGCGAGCGCTGGCCGACTATGCGCAGGCTTACGGCTTTGCTTACGCGGCACTACGGTATTTTAACGCGGCCGGCGCCAGTCCCACGGGAGATATCGGCGAGGATCATACTCCCGAATCGCATTTGATCCCCATCGTGTTGCAGGTTGCCCTCGGACAGCGCGACAAAGTGACCATCTTCGGCGACGACTATCCCACAACCGATGGAACCTGCATTCGCGACTATATCCACATCGACGATCTAGCTGACGCTCACCTTCGCTCGCTCAGCTTGCTTGAACGCGGCACAGGTCTGAAACTCAATCTTGGCATCGGCCGCGGCTATAGCGTGCGCGAAGTGATTAACTCTTGCCGCCGCATCACTGGCCACAACATTCCCACCGATTTTGGACCGCGCCGGCCGGGCGACCCACCAGAGTTGATTGCCGATTCTACACTGGCCCAAAATACTCTGGATTGGCGACCGCGATTCACCGACATCGATGCAATCGTGGCGACCGCCTGGCGCTGGCATCAATCGCACCCGCACGGCTATGGCGACGGCAGATGA